A genome region from Pan troglodytes isolate AG18354 chromosome 3, NHGRI_mPanTro3-v2.0_pri, whole genome shotgun sequence includes the following:
- the LOC104006215 gene encoding protein phosphatase 1 regulatory subunit 14B-like, whose translation MLQLPPGAPEAVAQGGARRAHVAPVAAMADSETAGGAALAAPAPGPGSGGLGPRGEGPGGADDEGPVRRQGKVTVKYDRKELRKRLNLEEWILEQLTRLYDCQEEEIPELEIDVDELLDMESDDARAARVKELLLDCYKPTEAFISGLLDKIRSVQKLSTPQKK comes from the coding sequence ATGCTGCAGCTGCCCCCGGGCGCCCCCGAGGCGGTGGCGCAGGGAGGGGCCCGACGCGCGCACGTGGCCCCGGTGGCCGCCATGGCGGACAGCGAAACAGCGGGGGGCGCGGCGTTGGCGGCCCCGGCCCCAGGGCCGGGCAGTGGCGGCCTAGGACCACGCGGAGAGGGCCCGGGCGGCGCGGACGATGAGGGCCCAGTGAGGCGCCAAGGGAAGGTCACCGTCAAGTATGACCGCAAGGAGCTACGGAAGCGCCTCAACCTAGAGGAGTGGATCCTGGAGCAGCTCACGCGCCTCTACGACTGCCAGGAAGAGGAGATCCCAGAACTGGAGATTGACGTGGATGAGCTCCTGGACATGGAGAGTGACGATGCCCGGGCTGCCAGGGTCAAGGAGCTGCTGCTTGACTGTTACAAACCCACGGAGGCCTTCATTTCTGGCCTGCTGGACAAGATCCGGAGCGTGCAGAAGCTGAGCACACCCCAGAAGAAGTGA